A region of the Amycolatopsis sp. cg13 genome:
ACGGTGAAGGCCAGCAGGACGGTGAGGAAGACGCCGTACCCACATAGCCGCGGACCGATCTTCGACAGTCGCTTCGGGTAGCGCCAGCCGCGACGGACCGTGTCCGCTTTTAGCTCGCGTACGCCTGCTTCGCGTACTTCGGCGAGCGTCGCGGCTTCGCCCGGCACGGCGGCTGCGTACACCGCGCGCTCGAAAGCGGTTAGGTGTTCGTCGGGTGGGTTGCGGCGTACGAGGACCCAGTTGCGTGGACCGTCTTCGGTGACCCATAGGTAGTTACGGACGCATAGGTCGAGCACTGTCGCGGCTAGGTCGACGGAACTGACACGGCCGGTGAGTAGCAGCCCTACGTGTCCAGGGAGCACACCGTCCGGCGACGAGAAGCGGCCGTTGTCGAGAAGCTGCACGGAGGTGGCGTGGCCTGGCTGCTGGTCGCGTCGGCGGCGTACGAAGACTGTGACGCCACCGGCGATCGACAGTACGGCGAAGGCCAGCCATGCCCACCACACCGGCGCGGTCGCGGCGAAGGGGCCGGTGGGGATGAGGTGCTCTGTCGCGGCGACAGTGCCGCCAGGGAGTTCGGCGGTCAGCTGTACGCGCGAGCCAGGCTGGAGGTTCGGTACCGAGACGCGGGTCAGGCCGGAGTGGTCGATTTGCGCGGCACCGCAGCGGGACGTCGAGTCGGGCGGACCGGCGAGGCAGTTGAGCGCATCCGGGATGGCGGGCGCGGCGAAGGTCGCGCGGACCAGTTCGAGGCGGGTGTCC
Encoded here:
- a CDS encoding DUF2207 domain-containing protein; translated protein: MKLAALLLIPFLCATPDQPSLPGLPQSVEVALKVQHDGSLSVTEAVSVPRDTSMTRTIPLRANARVLGIRDISIEGAGNAETGNDQVTFYLRGGTSVLRYTVDGAVGTSLGVEHVTWDVAGGWDTRLELVRATFAAPAIPDALNCLAGPPDSTSRCGAAQIDHSGLTRVSVPNLQPGSRVQLTAELPGGTVAATEHLIPTGPFAATAPVWWAWLAFAVLSIAGGVTVFVRRRRDQQPGHATSVQLLDNGRFSSPDGVLPGHVGLLLTGRVSSVDLAATVLDLCVRNYLWVTEDGPRNWVLVRRNPPDEHLTAFERAVYAAAVPGEAATLAEVREAGVRELKADTVRRGWRYPKRLSKIGPRLCGYGVFLTVLLAFTVGYAQLGLVLLATGLAVTAAARLLPERTKAGLDLRDRLLGLNAQLCTMEAPDDELLVSRALPYAYALGEADAWLVNACSLSAYWYGASGEDTVPLGRTRGFVAALTVAFEGARHLRPDEPKTPAPA